From a region of the Pongo pygmaeus isolate AG05252 chromosome 5, NHGRI_mPonPyg2-v2.0_pri, whole genome shotgun sequence genome:
- the RWDD1 gene encoding RWD domain-containing protein 1 isoform X2, which translates to MVMIFTLVTAVQEKLNEIVDQIKTRREEEKKQKEREAEEAEKQLFHGTPVTIENFLNWKAKFDAELLEIKKKRMKEEEQAGKNKLSGKQLFETDHNLDTSDIQFLEDAGNNVEVDESLFQEMDDLELEDDEDDPDYNPADPESDSAD; encoded by the exons ATGGTGATGATTTTTACTCTAGTGACAGCTGtgcaagaaaaattaaatgaaatagtagatcagataaaaactagaagagaagaagaaaagaaacaaaaagaaagagaagcagaagaagctgaaaag cAATTATTCCATGGTACTCCAGTTACAATTGAGAATTTCTTAAATTGGAAAGCCAAGTTTGATGCAGaactcttggaaattaaaaagaaaaggatgaaagaagaagaacaagcaggaaaaaataaattaagtg ggaaacAACTATTTGAAACAGATCATAATCTTGACACATCTGATATCCAGTTCTTGGAGGATG CTGGAAACAACGTGGAGGTAGATGAGTCTTTGTTCCAAGAAATGGATGACTTGGAGCTGGAGGATGATGAAGATGATCCAGACTATAATCCTGCTGACCCAGAGAGTGACTCAGCTGACTAA